A stretch of the Flavobacteriales bacterium genome encodes the following:
- the rplL gene encoding 50S ribosomal protein L7/L12, translated as MADIKALAEELVNLTVKDVNELATVLKDEYGIEPAAAAVAVAAPGAGGGDAGGGEEKSEFDVELKAAGGNKLAVVKAVKELTGLGLKDAKEMVDSAPSVIKEGVAKDEAEALKKQLEEAGAEVELK; from the coding sequence ATGGCAGATATCAAAGCACTCGCAGAAGAGCTTGTGAATCTCACAGTTAAAGACGTAAATGAACTAGCTACAGTACTCAAAGATGAGTACGGTATCGAACCTGCTGCTGCTGCAGTAGCAGTTGCCGCTCCTGGTGCAGGAGGCGGAGATGCCGGTGGTGGTGAAGAGAAGTCTGAGTTCGATGTGGAACTCAAAGCTGCAGGAGGTAACAAACTCGCAGTAGTGAAAGCAGTAAAAGAGCTCACCGGTCTTGGTCTTAAAGACGCCAAAGAGATGGTGGACAGTGCTCCTAGCGTAATCAAAGAAGGAGTTGCTAAAGATGAGGCTGAAGCCTTGAAGAAGCAACTTGAAGAAGCTGGAGCCGAAGTTGAGCTCAAGTAA
- a CDS encoding 50S ribosomal protein L1 — MAKTSKRMREALSKYDNASSYNLADASSIIKEVSKTKFDGSIDLSVRLGVDPRQANQMVRGTVSLPHGTGKDVRVLVLCNADKEGEATEAGADFVGLDEYVQKIKGGWTDVDVIICTPNVMAQVGALGRILGPRGLMPNPKTGTVTMDIGKAVQDVKAGKIDFRVDKYGIVHAAVGKVSFDAKKIEENARELLQTLIKLKPSASKGTYVKSIYMSSTMSPSIQIDPKTVSV; from the coding sequence ATGGCGAAAACTTCAAAGCGTATGCGAGAGGCATTGTCCAAGTACGACAACGCGTCCTCATACAATCTGGCTGATGCATCGAGCATCATCAAGGAGGTCTCTAAGACCAAATTCGATGGTTCGATAGATCTCAGCGTACGATTGGGTGTGGATCCCCGTCAAGCGAACCAAATGGTGCGCGGAACGGTCTCCCTACCTCACGGTACGGGAAAGGATGTGCGTGTACTCGTACTTTGTAATGCTGACAAAGAAGGTGAAGCTACCGAGGCCGGTGCTGACTTTGTAGGTCTGGATGAGTATGTCCAGAAGATCAAAGGTGGTTGGACGGATGTAGATGTGATCATCTGCACCCCCAACGTGATGGCACAGGTCGGAGCCTTGGGTCGGATACTCGGACCACGTGGTCTGATGCCCAACCCCAAGACCGGTACAGTTACTATGGATATAGGGAAGGCTGTCCAAGACGTCAAAGCTGGTAAGATCGACTTCCGTGTAGATAAGTACGGAATCGTTCATGCTGCCGTGGGCAAAGTATCCTTCGATGCAAAGAAGATCGAGGAGAATGCGCGCGAGCTCTTACAGACACTTATAAAGCTCAAGCCGAGTGCCTCAAAAGGTACCTATGTGAAGAGCATATATATGTCGTCAACTATGAGCCCTAGCATCCAGATAGACCCTAAGACAGTCAGTGTTTAA
- a CDS encoding 50S ribosomal protein L10: MTREEKNKFIDELAEKLSNSSVLYLADTSELTVENTNKLRRSCHKNNVSMQVVKNKLLRKAFDRVEGHDYSELYETLSGPTSLMFSEVANAPAKLIKDFRKKHDKPILKGAFIEEAIYIGDDQLSSLADLKSKEELVGEIIGLLQSPIKNVVSALQSGGNTISGLVKALEERA, encoded by the coding sequence ATGACACGAGAAGAAAAGAACAAGTTCATCGATGAGTTGGCTGAGAAGCTCAGTAACAGCTCCGTTCTGTATCTGGCGGACACTTCCGAGCTCACAGTGGAGAACACCAATAAATTGAGAAGGTCCTGTCACAAGAACAATGTTTCCATGCAGGTAGTGAAGAACAAGCTACTGAGGAAAGCATTCGACCGTGTGGAAGGACATGACTATTCTGAATTGTATGAGACGCTTTCAGGTCCCACATCGCTGATGTTCAGCGAAGTGGCCAACGCACCTGCAAAGCTTATCAAGGATTTCAGAAAGAAACATGATAAGCCCATCCTGAAAGGGGCATTCATTGAAGAGGCGATATATATAGGAGATGATCAACTCAGCTCATTGGCTGATCTGAAATCCAAAGAAGAACTCGTTGGAGAGATCATCGGACTATTGCAATCACCGATCAAGAATGTCGTTTCAGCTCTCCAATCCGGTGGAAATACAATTTCCGGATTGGTCAAAGCGCTGGAAGAGAGGGCATAA